One genomic segment of Homo sapiens chromosome 14, GRCh38.p14 Primary Assembly includes these proteins:
- the CCDC197 gene encoding uncharacterized protein CCDC197 isoform X4, which produces MAAMDTGQRADPSNPGDKEGDLQGLWQELYQLQAKLHGMGGAGGGAGGGHGEALREALHSQPGHAEAPRGLLPDDPGCPPEPGVSGGGPQGSHSLKIRLCQLQKKCYRKQEQWWQLKHSITYQKDIDFDTHTSSSYNDQLLGYMQMTITNMARQCCPSAHGVPKSMDLFSKLDLIKEFMLDKMETVRLIALLTEPKVCWSWDSFGDQWLRRHPKPFRKCPRRRVSTPRTPFPSPHASECSGLY; this is translated from the exons ATGGCAGCCATGGACACAGGCCAGAGAGCTGACCCAAGCAATCCTGGTGACAAGGAAGGGGACCTTCAAGGGCTGTGGCAGGAACTCTACCAGCTCCAGGCTAA GCTGCACGGGATGGGAGGAGCCGGAGGAGGTGCTGGTGGAGGCCACGGTGAAGCACTACGGGAAGCTCTTCACAGCCAGCCAGGACACGCAGAAGCGCCTCGAGGCCTTCTGCCAGATGATCCAGGCTGTCCACCGGAGCCTGGAGTCTCTGGAGGAGGACCACAGGGCTCTCAT AGCCTCAAGATCCGGCTGTGTCAGCTGCAGAAGAAGTGCTACCGCAAGCAGGAGCAGTGGTGGcagctgaagcacagcatcacttACCAGAAGGACATTGACTTTGACACACACACCAGCAGCAGCTATAAT GATCAGCTGCTCGGCTACATGCAAATGACCATCACCAACATGGCCCGGCAGTGCTGCCCCTCTGCCCACGGCGTGCCCAAGAGCATGGATCTCTTCTCCAAGCTCGATCTGATTAAG GAGTTCATGTTGGACAAAATGGAGACTGTAAGACTGATCGCACTGCTCACGGAACCCAAAGTGTGCTGGTCATGGGACAGCTTCGGGGACCAGTGGCTCAGAAGACACCCCAAACCCTTCAGGAAATGTCCAAGGAGGCGGGTTTCCACCCCCAGGACCCCCTTTCCCAGCCCCCATGCTTCAGAGTGCTCCGGCCTGTACTGA
- the CCDC197 gene encoding uncharacterized protein CCDC197 isoform X3, with protein MAAMDTGQRADPSNPGDKEGDLQGLWQELYQLQAKQKKLKREVEKHKLFEDYLIKVLEKIPEGCSKQQHLLEGSLPPRSVVLIQNPCLSLWLNFPRLHGMGGAGGGAGGGHGEALREALHSQPGHAEAPRGLLPDDPGCPPEPGVSGGGPQGSHSLKIRLCQLQKKCYRKQEQWWQLKHSITYQKDIDFDTHTSSSYNDQLLGYMQMTITNMARQCCPSAHGVPKSMDLFSKLDLIKRQGFTKLARLVFNSDLK; from the exons ATGGCAGCCATGGACACAGGCCAGAGAGCTGACCCAAGCAATCCTGGTGACAAGGAAGGGGACCTTCAAGGGCTGTGGCAGGAACTCTACCAGCTCCAGGCTAA GCAGAAGAAGCTCAAGAGAGAAGTCGAGAAGCACAAGCTTTTTGAAGACTATCTGATTAAGGTCCTTGAGAAAATCCCCGAGG GCTGCTCCAAGCAGCAACATCTCCTTGAGGGCAGTCTCCCGCCTCGCTCGGTGGTCTTGATCCAGAATCCCTGTCTCAGTCTCTGGCTGAACTTTCCAAG GCTGCACGGGATGGGAGGAGCCGGAGGAGGTGCTGGTGGAGGCCACGGTGAAGCACTACGGGAAGCTCTTCACAGCCAGCCAGGACACGCAGAAGCGCCTCGAGGCCTTCTGCCAGATGATCCAGGCTGTCCACCGGAGCCTGGAGTCTCTGGAGGAGGACCACAGGGCTCTCAT AGCCTCAAGATCCGGCTGTGTCAGCTGCAGAAGAAGTGCTACCGCAAGCAGGAGCAGTGGTGGcagctgaagcacagcatcacttACCAGAAGGACATTGACTTTGACACACACACCAGCAGCAGCTATAAT GATCAGCTGCTCGGCTACATGCAAATGACCATCACCAACATGGCCCGGCAGTGCTGCCCCTCTGCCCACGGCGTGCCCAAGAGCATGGATCTCTTCTCCAAGCTCGATCTGATTAAG agacagggtttcaccaagttggccaggctggtcttcaactctgacctcaagtga
- the CCDC197 gene encoding uncharacterized protein CCDC197 isoform X2 yields MAAMDTGQRADPSNPGDKEGDLQGLWQELYQLQAKQKKLKREVEKHKLFEDYLIKVLEKIPEGCTGWEEPEEVLVEATVKHYGKLFTASQDTQKRLEAFCQMIQAVHRSLESLEEDHRALMLSLKIRLCQLQKKCYRKQEQWWQLKHSITYQKDIDFDTHTSSSYNDQLLGYMQMTITNMARQCCPSAHGVPKSMDLFSKLDLIKEFMLDKMETVRLIALLTEPKVCWSWDSFGDQWLRRHPKPFRKCPRRRVSTPRTPFPSPHASECSGLY; encoded by the exons ATGGCAGCCATGGACACAGGCCAGAGAGCTGACCCAAGCAATCCTGGTGACAAGGAAGGGGACCTTCAAGGGCTGTGGCAGGAACTCTACCAGCTCCAGGCTAA GCAGAAGAAGCTCAAGAGAGAAGTCGAGAAGCACAAGCTTTTTGAAGACTATCTGATTAAGGTCCTTGAGAAAATCCCCGAGG GCTGCACGGGATGGGAGGAGCCGGAGGAGGTGCTGGTGGAGGCCACGGTGAAGCACTACGGGAAGCTCTTCACAGCCAGCCAGGACACGCAGAAGCGCCTCGAGGCCTTCTGCCAGATGATCCAGGCTGTCCACCGGAGCCTGGAGTCTCTGGAGGAGGACCACAGGGCTCTCATGTTG AGCCTCAAGATCCGGCTGTGTCAGCTGCAGAAGAAGTGCTACCGCAAGCAGGAGCAGTGGTGGcagctgaagcacagcatcacttACCAGAAGGACATTGACTTTGACACACACACCAGCAGCAGCTATAAT GATCAGCTGCTCGGCTACATGCAAATGACCATCACCAACATGGCCCGGCAGTGCTGCCCCTCTGCCCACGGCGTGCCCAAGAGCATGGATCTCTTCTCCAAGCTCGATCTGATTAAG GAGTTCATGTTGGACAAAATGGAGACTGTAAGACTGATCGCACTGCTCACGGAACCCAAAGTGTGCTGGTCATGGGACAGCTTCGGGGACCAGTGGCTCAGAAGACACCCCAAACCCTTCAGGAAATGTCCAAGGAGGCGGGTTTCCACCCCCAGGACCCCCTTTCCCAGCCCCCATGCTTCAGAGTGCTCCGGCCTGTACTGA
- the CCDC197 gene encoding uncharacterized protein CCDC197 isoform X6 produces MIQAVHRSLESLEEDHRALMLSLKIRLCQLQKKCYRKQEQWWQLKHSITYQKDIDFDTHTSSSYNDQLLGYMQMTITNMARQCCPSAHGVPKSMDLFSKLDLIKEFMLDKMETVRLIALLTEPKVCWSWDSFGDQWLRRHPKPFRKCPRRRVSTPRTPFPSPHASECSGLY; encoded by the exons ATGATCCAGGCTGTCCACCGGAGCCTGGAGTCTCTGGAGGAGGACCACAGGGCTCTCATGTTG AGCCTCAAGATCCGGCTGTGTCAGCTGCAGAAGAAGTGCTACCGCAAGCAGGAGCAGTGGTGGcagctgaagcacagcatcacttACCAGAAGGACATTGACTTTGACACACACACCAGCAGCAGCTATAAT GATCAGCTGCTCGGCTACATGCAAATGACCATCACCAACATGGCCCGGCAGTGCTGCCCCTCTGCCCACGGCGTGCCCAAGAGCATGGATCTCTTCTCCAAGCTCGATCTGATTAAG GAGTTCATGTTGGACAAAATGGAGACTGTAAGACTGATCGCACTGCTCACGGAACCCAAAGTGTGCTGGTCATGGGACAGCTTCGGGGACCAGTGGCTCAGAAGACACCCCAAACCCTTCAGGAAATGTCCAAGGAGGCGGGTTTCCACCCCCAGGACCCCCTTTCCCAGCCCCCATGCTTCAGAGTGCTCCGGCCTGTACTGA
- the CCDC197 gene encoding uncharacterized protein CCDC197 isoform X1, producing MAAMDTGQRADPSNPGDKEGDLQGLWQELYQLQAKQKKLKREVEKHKLFEDYLIKVLEKIPEGCSKQQHLLEGSLPPRSVVLIQNPCLSLWLNFPRLHGMGGAGGGAGGGHGEALREALHSQPGHAEAPRGLLPDDPGCPPEPGVSGGGPQGSHSLKIRLCQLQKKCYRKQEQWWQLKHSITYQKDIDFDTHTSSSYNDQLLGYMQMTITNMARQCCPSAHGVPKSMDLFSKLDLIKEFMLDKMETVRLIALLTEPKVCWSWDSFGDQWLRRHPKPFRKCPRRRVSTPRTPFPSPHASECSGLY from the exons ATGGCAGCCATGGACACAGGCCAGAGAGCTGACCCAAGCAATCCTGGTGACAAGGAAGGGGACCTTCAAGGGCTGTGGCAGGAACTCTACCAGCTCCAGGCTAA GCAGAAGAAGCTCAAGAGAGAAGTCGAGAAGCACAAGCTTTTTGAAGACTATCTGATTAAGGTCCTTGAGAAAATCCCCGAGG GCTGCTCCAAGCAGCAACATCTCCTTGAGGGCAGTCTCCCGCCTCGCTCGGTGGTCTTGATCCAGAATCCCTGTCTCAGTCTCTGGCTGAACTTTCCAAG GCTGCACGGGATGGGAGGAGCCGGAGGAGGTGCTGGTGGAGGCCACGGTGAAGCACTACGGGAAGCTCTTCACAGCCAGCCAGGACACGCAGAAGCGCCTCGAGGCCTTCTGCCAGATGATCCAGGCTGTCCACCGGAGCCTGGAGTCTCTGGAGGAGGACCACAGGGCTCTCAT AGCCTCAAGATCCGGCTGTGTCAGCTGCAGAAGAAGTGCTACCGCAAGCAGGAGCAGTGGTGGcagctgaagcacagcatcacttACCAGAAGGACATTGACTTTGACACACACACCAGCAGCAGCTATAAT GATCAGCTGCTCGGCTACATGCAAATGACCATCACCAACATGGCCCGGCAGTGCTGCCCCTCTGCCCACGGCGTGCCCAAGAGCATGGATCTCTTCTCCAAGCTCGATCTGATTAAG GAGTTCATGTTGGACAAAATGGAGACTGTAAGACTGATCGCACTGCTCACGGAACCCAAAGTGTGCTGGTCATGGGACAGCTTCGGGGACCAGTGGCTCAGAAGACACCCCAAACCCTTCAGGAAATGTCCAAGGAGGCGGGTTTCCACCCCCAGGACCCCCTTTCCCAGCCCCCATGCTTCAGAGTGCTCCGGCCTGTACTGA
- the CCDC197 gene encoding uncharacterized protein CCDC197 isoform 2 (isoform 2 is encoded by transcript variant 5), with the protein MAAMDTGQRADPSNPGDKEGDLQGLWQELYQLQAKQKKLKREVEKHKLFEDYLIKVLEKIPEGCTGWEEPEEVLVEATVKHYGKLFTASQDTQKRLEAFCQMIQAVHRSLESLEEDHRALMLSLKIRLCQLQKKCYRKQEQWWQLKHSITYQKDIDFDTHTSSSYNDQLLGYMQMTITNMARQCCPSAHGVPKSMDLFSKLDLIKRQGFTKLARLVFNSDLK; encoded by the exons ATGGCAGCCATGGACACAGGCCAGAGAGCTGACCCAAGCAATCCTGGTGACAAGGAAGGGGACCTTCAAGGGCTGTGGCAGGAACTCTACCAGCTCCAGGCTAA GCAGAAGAAGCTCAAGAGAGAAGTCGAGAAGCACAAGCTTTTTGAAGACTATCTGATTAAGGTCCTTGAGAAAATCCCCGAGG GCTGCACGGGATGGGAGGAGCCGGAGGAGGTGCTGGTGGAGGCCACGGTGAAGCACTACGGGAAGCTCTTCACAGCCAGCCAGGACACGCAGAAGCGCCTCGAGGCCTTCTGCCAGATGATCCAGGCTGTCCACCGGAGCCTGGAGTCTCTGGAGGAGGACCACAGGGCTCTCATGTTG AGCCTCAAGATCCGGCTGTGTCAGCTGCAGAAGAAGTGCTACCGCAAGCAGGAGCAGTGGTGGcagctgaagcacagcatcacttACCAGAAGGACATTGACTTTGACACACACACCAGCAGCAGCTATAAT GATCAGCTGCTCGGCTACATGCAAATGACCATCACCAACATGGCCCGGCAGTGCTGCCCCTCTGCCCACGGCGTGCCCAAGAGCATGGATCTCTTCTCCAAGCTCGATCTGATTAAG agacagggtttcaccaagttggccaggctggtcttcaactctgacctcaagtga
- the CCDC197 gene encoding uncharacterized protein CCDC197 isoform X7, translating into MLPLGPGTSGSQRKDDQPSLKIRLCQLQKKCYRKQEQWWQLKHSITYQKDIDFDTHTSSSYNDQLLGYMQMTITNMARQCCPSAHGVPKSMDLFSKLDLIKEFMLDKMETVRLIALLTEPKVCWSWDSFGDQWLRRHPKPFRKCPRRRVSTPRTPFPSPHASECSGLY; encoded by the exons ATGCTGCCACTGGGACCGGGGACTTCGGGATCCCAGAGGAAGGATGACCAGCCG AGCCTCAAGATCCGGCTGTGTCAGCTGCAGAAGAAGTGCTACCGCAAGCAGGAGCAGTGGTGGcagctgaagcacagcatcacttACCAGAAGGACATTGACTTTGACACACACACCAGCAGCAGCTATAAT GATCAGCTGCTCGGCTACATGCAAATGACCATCACCAACATGGCCCGGCAGTGCTGCCCCTCTGCCCACGGCGTGCCCAAGAGCATGGATCTCTTCTCCAAGCTCGATCTGATTAAG GAGTTCATGTTGGACAAAATGGAGACTGTAAGACTGATCGCACTGCTCACGGAACCCAAAGTGTGCTGGTCATGGGACAGCTTCGGGGACCAGTGGCTCAGAAGACACCCCAAACCCTTCAGGAAATGTCCAAGGAGGCGGGTTTCCACCCCCAGGACCCCCTTTCCCAGCCCCCATGCTTCAGAGTGCTCCGGCCTGTACTGA
- the CCDC197 gene encoding uncharacterized protein CCDC197 isoform X5, giving the protein MAAMDTGQRADPSNPGDKEGDLQGLWQELYQLQAKQKKLKREVEKHKLFEDYLIKVLEKIPEGCSKQQHLLEGSLPPRSVVLIQNPCLSLWLNFPRLHGMGGAGGGAGGGHGEALREALHSQPGHAEAPRGLLPDDPGCPPEPGVSGGGPQGSHSLKIRLCQLQKKCYRKQEQWWQLKHSITYQKDIDFDTHTSSSYNDQLLGYMQMTITNMARQCCPSAHGVPKSMDLFSKLDLIKGACES; this is encoded by the exons ATGGCAGCCATGGACACAGGCCAGAGAGCTGACCCAAGCAATCCTGGTGACAAGGAAGGGGACCTTCAAGGGCTGTGGCAGGAACTCTACCAGCTCCAGGCTAA GCAGAAGAAGCTCAAGAGAGAAGTCGAGAAGCACAAGCTTTTTGAAGACTATCTGATTAAGGTCCTTGAGAAAATCCCCGAGG GCTGCTCCAAGCAGCAACATCTCCTTGAGGGCAGTCTCCCGCCTCGCTCGGTGGTCTTGATCCAGAATCCCTGTCTCAGTCTCTGGCTGAACTTTCCAAG GCTGCACGGGATGGGAGGAGCCGGAGGAGGTGCTGGTGGAGGCCACGGTGAAGCACTACGGGAAGCTCTTCACAGCCAGCCAGGACACGCAGAAGCGCCTCGAGGCCTTCTGCCAGATGATCCAGGCTGTCCACCGGAGCCTGGAGTCTCTGGAGGAGGACCACAGGGCTCTCAT AGCCTCAAGATCCGGCTGTGTCAGCTGCAGAAGAAGTGCTACCGCAAGCAGGAGCAGTGGTGGcagctgaagcacagcatcacttACCAGAAGGACATTGACTTTGACACACACACCAGCAGCAGCTATAAT GATCAGCTGCTCGGCTACATGCAAATGACCATCACCAACATGGCCCGGCAGTGCTGCCCCTCTGCCCACGGCGTGCCCAAGAGCATGGATCTCTTCTCCAAGCTCGATCTGATTAAG GGCGCTTGTGAGAGTTAA